A region of the Cyanobacterium sp. T60_A2020_053 genome:
TTGATTAAAACCAGCAGAAATATTAGCTTTTTTTAATGAAATATTCTCTATATGTAAAACATTTTTAATTATTATTTTTACCTGAACTTGAATATCTGCTTTTTTATATTTAATCGATTCTTCATATTTATCTGTTGATATACCTAATAAGTTTGCATTCTCTTTGGAAATTTTTACAGGTATATGTAAAGCATCAATCGAACTAATTTTTTCAGGAATATATCCCATTATCTCTAGCCACTTTTTTGCTTCATTATCTATTTTCCATGATTCAAATTTTTTACAAATTTCTTTTTCATTTAAAAAACCTTCTTTTGCGGTAAGTAAACCTATATATTTGGTATTCATTATCTATTTATTTTAATGTTCTTATCATTCAAATATAGCAATTCTATATCATTCATGAGAAACTAAATTTGGCTTAATAAACAAGTGTTATTAATTCTACATTCTCAATTTATGCCAAGTGAAAATGATATAAATCAGATAAGATTACTATAGTTAGGTTTTATTTCTCAAGCCAATTCCTACAAACATTTTAATCATTACTTCTGATTTCTTACATGATTTTAACTGATGAGCTAATCTTTCAATATCGCCGATGTGACCGTAAAGCATTTTTAAATTATTATTGTAAGGAAGATGAAAAACCACAACCGAGAGATTTTGTTGCTAAGTTAAAACAGGAAAATATCCTTCATTGTCAAAATCTTCTCAATCATCTTCAGTTATCTTATCAACAACCCCAAACTCTATGGCATGATACTTCTGGCATAATAGCAGAAACGCTGGAGTTGATGGCGAAGGGCGCTGAATGTATTTATGATGGTAAATTATCTACTTTTTGGTATTATGACCTTAATTTGCCACCGGTAGAAATGGTAATTAATCCAACTCTATTAATTAGACAAAACCAACCTTCTCATTTTGGCAATTGGAGTTATCGGGGGGTTAATTGCCATTTAGGGAAAAACCCTAAGCCTGAGTATAAGTTAATTTCCGCTCTACAAACGGCGATAATTGGCGATATTCAGGGGAATCACCTCAATCATGGGGAGTTTGTGGTGCGTAGTTTGAAAATTCATCGGGTGAGTTTGGCTATTTGGTTGCCGAAGGTGAAGGAGTTAGTTAAGGAGTTGGTAATTTTATTACAGTCACAAGAAATTCCAGAGGTGTTTGTGTCTCGTCAAAAATGTCATCTTTGTAATTGGCATGATGATTGTTATTCCAGCGCCCGTCACCTCAATCATTTATCATTGATACCGGGTATAACGCCCCAACGTTACCAATTATTAGTTAATCAGGGTATTAAAGATTTTGAGAGTTTGGCAGAGTTATCAGCTTTCGAGTTAGCACAAATCATCGATCATCCTACCATTGCTGATAATCTTTATCTACAGGTGAGGGCGCTGAAACTTAATCAAGGGGTGGCTAAAATTTTTCCTCTTCCTACTATCCCCCATAGTACCATCGAATTATATTTTGACATTGAAGCTGAACCAGAGCGCAATCTCGATTATTTACTGGGGGTTTTGTTAGTTGATCATGAACAACAAGAACAAAGGTACTATTATTTTTTAGCAAAAGATAAAACAGAAGAAGGCAAAGCGTGGGGAGAGTTTTTACAATTTATGGAGCAATGGCGAGGGGCGCTGGTATATCATTATTCTGAATATGAAGTGGAAACCATCAAACGTTTAGCTCATCTTTATCATACACCTCCAGCAATTTTACAACCGCTACTATCACGGTTAGTGGATGTGCATAAAATTATTACTCGTAACTACGTTTTACCTGTGGAAAGTTATTCTCTCAAATCCTTAGCAAAATGGTTAAATTTTCACTGGCGCACTCCTGAAACTGGAGAAATTAACGTTAATGGTCGTTTGTTGGGGGGAGATCAATGTGTGGTATGGTACGATCAATGGTTAACTACGGGTAATCCAGACTATCTACAATATATTTTGACTTATAATGAGGATGATTGTCGAGCTACCTATGTGGTCAAAAATTGGTTACAAAATCAAGGGTTGGTGAATTAAGCATTGAGATAAATGAGTAATTTATGAAAAATAAATATTTGGCTTAACTCTTTAATTTATGAGCATTTCACCTGAAACCTGACACCTCCCCTCACCATTGGACTTTTTCCGCAATCCCTATGTAAACTAAAATAGACAAATTATCATTCATCACATCCATGACTCAACCATCCAGAGGGCATCTTTTAACGGAACAAATTAACCCTCAGAGTACCAGTTTAGACCAATTATCATCATTAGAAATAGTTGATCTATTCAATCAAGAAGATTTAAAAACCATTGATGCCGTCAAAGCAAGTCGGGAAGTCATCGCCCAAGCTATAGACATCACGTCGGAATCCTTGAGGGGGGGAGGGCGCTTATTTTACATCGGAGCGGGTACTAGCGGACGTTTAGGGGTGCTTGATGCAGTAGAATGTCCCCCCACCTTCTGCACTCCGCCCGACTTGGTACAGGGGATTTTAGCAGGGGGTGAGGGCGCTATGTTTAAAAGTTCCGAAGCCCTGGAAGATCGCTCGGAAGATGGGGCTCAAGCTATGATTGATCATGGTATTACTTTTCAAGATGTAGTTGTTGGTATTACAGCAGGTGGTACAACGCCTTATGTGCGAGGGGCGCTGGAAAAGGCGAGAAAAATTGGTGCGAAAACAGTATTTATCAGTTGTGTGCCTTCCGAGCAGGTTAAAATTGATGTTGACGTGGATATTAGGCTGTTGACGGGCGCTGAAATTTTAGCAGGTTCAACCCGTCTAAAAGCTGGTACAGTTACTAAAATGGTGCTAAATATTATCTCTACGGGGGTAATGGTTAAACTAGGAAAAGTTTACGGTAATCGCATGATTGATGTCTCCGTGACAAATAGTAAATTGTTAGATCGCGCTTTGCGTATTATCACTGACTTGACAAATTTAGATCGGCAAACTGCTCAAGAACTTTTACAACAAAGCGGTTTATCAGTAAAATTAGCTTTGTTGATGCACTGGAAAAACCTTAATTTAACACAAGCTCAAACTTTGTTAACTGAAAATGACGGTAATCTCCATCAGTCTTCACAACTATAACTAAGCGCAGGAATAATATCAAGTTATCAATGATTGTGATAAAGTCTCTCGCCAAGACGCAAAGACGCAAAGTTTTATAGTCAGTAATCAAAGGGATTTGAGATGATAAAGGGTTTAAGTTTCTTGCTTCTTCGTCTCTTCCCTATATACGATTAGTTTTACACGAGAATTTATACGGAAAAATAATTAATAATGTTGAATTTATCAGAAAATTTTACTACTGTAGTAATAGGGGTAATTGCCCTGACGATTCTTATTTGGGGCTATAATCGAGGCAAACAATTTGGCGAAATTGGCATTTTAGCTTGGTTACAATCTGTAACTTTAATGACTCCTTGGCTATTCTTTTTTGCTTGTTTAGCAACAGGTATTTACCTTAATTTTATCGGTATTATTATCCTGTTATTATTATCGGCTAGTATCTATATTTATCTAGGTAAAGTGATCCGCAAAAAAGCCTTAGAACAAAGTTTATCGTCTTTTAATCTTGATAGAATTAATCAACAAAAAACTAATATTTTGAATACAGACAAAGACCCACAAGAGCAAACAAAACAAGAACTACCATTACAATCTAATAATCAATCTTCTTTTCGTAATCAACCTCCTGAGCCTAATTTTACCCCCATTGATGAAGATGATTTAAACATTATTAAGGGAATTTTTGGCATTGACACTTTCTTTTCTACTGAAGTAATCCCTTATCAAGAGGGGGCAATTTTTAAAGGTAATTTACGCAGTGAACCTGATATTGCCCACGACAAGTTAAGCTCTAAATTAACTGAAAAATTAGGGGAAAAATATCGTTTATTTTTAGTCGAAACCCCGGAAGGTAAACCTGTTGTTATTGTCTTACCTAGTACAAACGATCCTAAACCTTTAACTTTAGCCCAAAAAAATATTGCTTTGGTGTTATTGGTGGCAACAATTTTCACTTCTGTGGAAGGCATTAGTATTTTATTGGGTTTTGATTTAATTGATAATTGGCAACGTTATCCAGAGTCTTTACCGTTGACTTTGGGTTTATGGTTGATTTTATTTGCCCATGAGATGGGGCATCGTTTTTATGGTCAGAAGTATGGAGTTAAGATTAGCTTACCTTTTTTTCTGCCCAATATCCAAATTGGTAGTTTTGGAGCGATTACTCGTTTTGAGAGTTTGTTAGCTAATCGTGCGGTTTTATTCGATATTGCTTTTGCGGGTCCTGCGGTGGCAGGAGTGTTATCTTTAATTATGTTAGTGTCAGGGTTGATGATGTCGGGAGGTGACACGGGGTTACAAATTCCTTCCCTATTTTTTCAAGGCTCAGTTTTGGTGGGGGGTTTAGCTAAATTGATTTTAGGTGCTACTCTATCTCAGCAAACGGTAGGTATTCATCCTTTGATGATTTTGGGTTGGTTGGGGTTAGTGATTACGGCGCTTAATTCTTTACCGGCTGGGCAGTTGGATGGAGGGCGCGTTATTCAAGCGATTTATGGTCGTAAGGTTGCCCGTCGTGCTACTATTTTGACGTTAATTATTCTGGGTATTGTTAGTTTATTTAATACTATTAATGCTTTGCCTTTTTATTGGGCGATTGTGATTCTCTTTTTACAACGGGATTTAGAGCGCCCTTGTCTTAATGAGTTAACGGAATTGGATGATGGGAGGGCGCTTTTGGGTATTGGTTTAATTTTGTTGGCTTTGCTAACTTTGATTCCTGTTACCCCTAGTTTGGCTATTCGTTTTGGTATCGGTATTTAGGGTGCGCTAAGAAAGTTAAGTTATGGGGGCAAATTGACAATTGATAACGGATAGTTGACAAATATGAGGTTCTACTATTTGTGTATAGGTAAGGGGTTTAAAACCCTTGTTATCATAAACTCTCCAGAAATACAGGCAAGATGCCTGTTTCACCGTGCAAAAATCCTAATTGTTGGAGAAGTTTAATACTCGCGCGCTGGGCTTGTATTATTGAAGATCATTACAGCGAAAAACGGGGTAAATCTAGCCCGATGGATATTGAGTGGGCAAAAGATGGACAAACTGGAGAGTTATTTATTGTCCAAGCGCGCCCCGAAACTGTACAATCTCAAAAATCAGGCAACGTCTTAAAAGATTATAAGTTAATTGGTAGCGGTGATGTGTTAATTACTGGTCGTGCGGTGGGTGAAATGATTGGGCAAGGTTTAGCGCGCGTCATCCTTGATGTACACCAAATCAATCAGTTTAAAGAGGGTGAGGTGTTAATCACTAATAAAACCGACCCTGATTGGGAACCGATTATGAAAAAAGCTAGTGCCATTGTCACTAATCAGGGTGGGCGTTTTCATTCTCAAAAATGTTAGTTTCTCAAACTAGCCAATAATCTGAAATTCAGAGGTTTTTAACTACTAAT
Encoded here:
- the murQ gene encoding N-acetylmuramic acid 6-phosphate etherase, which translates into the protein MTQPSRGHLLTEQINPQSTSLDQLSSLEIVDLFNQEDLKTIDAVKASREVIAQAIDITSESLRGGGRLFYIGAGTSGRLGVLDAVECPPTFCTPPDLVQGILAGGEGAMFKSSEALEDRSEDGAQAMIDHGITFQDVVVGITAGGTTPYVRGALEKARKIGAKTVFISCVPSEQVKIDVDVDIRLLTGAEILAGSTRLKAGTVTKMVLNIISTGVMVKLGKVYGNRMIDVSVTNSKLLDRALRIITDLTNLDRQTAQELLQQSGLSVKLALLMHWKNLNLTQAQTLLTENDGNLHQSSQL
- a CDS encoding TM0106 family RecB-like putative nuclease codes for the protein MILTDELIFQYRRCDRKAFLNYYCKEDEKPQPRDFVAKLKQENILHCQNLLNHLQLSYQQPQTLWHDTSGIIAETLELMAKGAECIYDGKLSTFWYYDLNLPPVEMVINPTLLIRQNQPSHFGNWSYRGVNCHLGKNPKPEYKLISALQTAIIGDIQGNHLNHGEFVVRSLKIHRVSLAIWLPKVKELVKELVILLQSQEIPEVFVSRQKCHLCNWHDDCYSSARHLNHLSLIPGITPQRYQLLVNQGIKDFESLAELSAFELAQIIDHPTIADNLYLQVRALKLNQGVAKIFPLPTIPHSTIELYFDIEAEPERNLDYLLGVLLVDHEQQEQRYYYFLAKDKTEEGKAWGEFLQFMEQWRGALVYHYSEYEVETIKRLAHLYHTPPAILQPLLSRLVDVHKIITRNYVLPVESYSLKSLAKWLNFHWRTPETGEINVNGRLLGGDQCVVWYDQWLTTGNPDYLQYILTYNEDDCRATYVVKNWLQNQGLVN
- a CDS encoding site-2 protease family protein, whose translation is MLNLSENFTTVVIGVIALTILIWGYNRGKQFGEIGILAWLQSVTLMTPWLFFFACLATGIYLNFIGIIILLLLSASIYIYLGKVIRKKALEQSLSSFNLDRINQQKTNILNTDKDPQEQTKQELPLQSNNQSSFRNQPPEPNFTPIDEDDLNIIKGIFGIDTFFSTEVIPYQEGAIFKGNLRSEPDIAHDKLSSKLTEKLGEKYRLFLVETPEGKPVVIVLPSTNDPKPLTLAQKNIALVLLVATIFTSVEGISILLGFDLIDNWQRYPESLPLTLGLWLILFAHEMGHRFYGQKYGVKISLPFFLPNIQIGSFGAITRFESLLANRAVLFDIAFAGPAVAGVLSLIMLVSGLMMSGGDTGLQIPSLFFQGSVLVGGLAKLILGATLSQQTVGIHPLMILGWLGLVITALNSLPAGQLDGGRVIQAIYGRKVARRATILTLIILGIVSLFNTINALPFYWAIVILFLQRDLERPCLNELTELDDGRALLGIGLILLALLTLIPVTPSLAIRFGIGI